Proteins found in one Panicum hallii strain FIL2 chromosome 4, PHallii_v3.1, whole genome shotgun sequence genomic segment:
- the LOC112888464 gene encoding putative cellulose synthase A catalytic subunit 11 [UDP-forming] translates to MDEGSPEIVPANSPASDLDQEPESSESGDGDVLPEPLSDKLPVPPGVLSLYRAAVALRALLLAAFFRYRVTHPVRDAPWLWLAALACELWLALAWLLAQLPKLSPTNRVARLGRLASRYGEESLAGVDVLVTAAGAGREPPLATANAVLSALAADYPAGRLACYVSDDGADMLVFEALFAAAGFARRWVPFCRRHGVEPRAPELYFARGVDYLRDRAAPSFVKERRAMKREYEEFKVRINYLAAKARKVPEDGWVMSDGTPWPGNNPRDHPAMIQVLLGHPGDQDAEGNELPRLFYVSREKKPGFQHHRKAGALNALLRVSALLTNGAYVLNLDYDHCVTNSGALREAMCFLMDPVAGNRTCFVQFPLRVGGDDDGGDRHASRDSVFFDIDMKCLDGIQGPVYVGSGCFFNRKALYGFDPALDEDDDAHGNWCCFGNGKGRALRRTMSTVPLLDSEDSDERTGADSARTRRRLRSYHAALERHFGHSPAFIASAFAGQGRSDGGGGGGSDSTAAAACSLLREAIHVVSCAYEERTRWGKDVGWMYGTGGGGVATGFRMHARGWASAYCAPARTAFRTFARPSPSDVLAEASRRAVAAMGVLLSRHCPVWAGAGGRMRLLQRLGYATCVATPLASLPLTAYCALPAACLLTGRSIFPDDVSYYDAVLLILLLSSVAATAALELRWSRVTLRAWWRDQKLWVVTGTSACLAAVFQGILRACAGIDVGFSTSTETAIRSSSDDEGGGGEETSDARRSLRWSNLLIPPASLLLGNLAGVVVAVSYGVDHGYRSWGPVLGKLALAGWVVAHLQGFLRGLLARRDRAPTIAVLWSVLFVSALSLLWVNVDSYSAPPGRSTSQQPVL, encoded by the exons ATGGACGAAGGGAGCCCGGAGATCGTGCCTGCCAACTCCCCGGCTTCGGACCTGGACCAGGAGCCTGAATCTTCAGAAAG CGGGGATGGCGATGTCCTTCCTGAGCCTCTCAGCGACAAGCTGCCCGTCCCGCCCGGCGTGCTCAGCCTGTACCGCGCGGCCGTCGCGCTGcgcgccctcctcctcgccgccttctTCCGGTACCGCGTCACCCACCCGGTGCGCGACGCGCCCTGGCTGTGGCTGGCCGCGCTCGCCTGCGAGCTCTGGCTCGCCCTCGCGTGGCTGCTTGCCCAGCTCCCCAAGCTCTCCCCGACCAACCGCGTCGCGCGCCTCGGCAGGCTCGCGTCGCGGTACGGCGAGGAGTCGCTGGCGGGCGTGGACGTGCTCGtgacggcggcgggcgcggggagGGAGCCGCCGCTGGCGACGGCGAACGCGGTACTGTCGGCGCTCGCGGCGGACTACCCCGCAGGGAGGCTGGCGTGCTACGTCTCCGACGACGGCGCGGACATGCTGGTGTTCGAGGCGCTGTTCGCGGCCGCCGGGTTCGCGCGGCGGTGGGTGCCCTTCTGCCGGCGGCACGGCGTGGAGCCGAGGGCGCCCGAGCTCTACTTCGCGCGCGGCGTGGACTACCTCAGGGACCGCGCTGCGCCGTCCTTCGTCAAGGAACGCCGCGCCATGAAG AGGGAGTACGAGGAGTTCAAGGTGAGGATCAACTACCTCGCGGCGAAGGCGCGGAAGGTGCCCGAGGACGGGTGGGTCATGTCGGACGGCACGCCGTGGCCGGGGAACAACCCCAGAGACCATCCTGCCATGATACAG GTTCTTCTGGGGCACCCCGGCGATCAGGACGCCGAGGGGAACGAGCTGCCCCGGCTGTTCTACGTGTCGCGGGAGAAGAAGCCGGGGTTCCAGCATCACAGGAAAGCCGGCGCCCTGAACGCCCTG CTCCGGGTGTCTGCTCTGCTGACGAACGGCGCGTACGTGCTCAACCTGGACTACGATCACTGCGTCACCAACAGCGGCGCCCTGAGGGAGGCGATGTGCTTCCTCATGGATCCTGTGGCCGGGAACAGGACGTGCTTCGTCCAGTTCCCCCTGCGggtcggcggcgacgacgatggCGGCGACCGGCACGCGAGCCGGGACTCTGTCTTCTTCGAC ATCGACATGAAGTGCCTGGACGGCATCCAGGGCCCGGTGTACGTCGGCTCCGGCTGCTTCTTCAACCGGAAAGCGTTGTACGGCTTCGACCCTGCGCTGGATGAGGACGACGACGCGCACGGGAACTGGTGCTGCTTCGGGAACGGGAAGGGGCGCGCGTTGAGGAGGACCATGTCCACGGTCCCCTTGCTGGACTCGGAGGACTCCGACGAGCGGACCGGAGCCGACAGCGCAAGGACAAGACGGAGGCTGCGCTCCTACCACGCCGCGCTGGAGCGGCACTTCGGTCATTCGCCGGCGTTCATTGCGTCCGCGTTCGCGGGCCAAGGGCGCagtgatggcggcggcggcggcgggtcggaCTCCACGGCCGCGGCTGCTTGTTCTCTCCTCAGGGAGGCCATCCACGTCGTCAGCTGCGCGTACGAGGAGCGGACTAGGTGGGGCAAAGACGTCGGCTGGATGTACGGcaccggcggtggcggcgtggCCACGGGGTTCAGGATGCACGCGCGTGGGTGGGCGTCGGCGTACTGCGCGCCGGCGCGGACCGCGTTCCGGACCTTCGCGCGTCCGAGCCCCTCGGACGTCCTCGCCGAGgcgtcgcggcgggcggtggcggccatGGGCGTCCTGCTGAGCCGGCACTGCCCCGTctgggccggcgccggcgggcgcaTGCGGCTCTTGCAGCGTCTGGGCTACGCGACCTGCGTCGCCACCCCGCTGGCCTCCCTCCCGCTCACCGCCTACTGCGCGCTCCCGGCGGCCTGCCTCCTCACCGGCAGGTCCATCTTCCCGGACGACGTGAGCTACTACGACGCGGTCCTGCTCATCCTGCTCCTGTCCTCGGTGGCGGCCACGGCCGCGCTGGAGCTCCGGTGGAGCCGCGTGACGCTGCGCGCGTGgtggcgggaccagaagctctGGGTGGTCACCGGCACGTCGGCGTGCCTCGCCGCAGTGTTCCAGGGCATCCTGCGCGCGTGCGCCGGGATCGACGTCGGCTTCTCCACGTCCACGGAGACGGCGATCCGTTCGTCCTCGGAtgacgagggcggcggcggcgaggagaccTCGGACGCGCGGAGGTCCCTGCGGTGGTCGAACCTGCTGATCCCCCCCGCGAGCCTGCTGCTGGGGAACCTCGCCggcgtggtggtggcggtgtcGTACGGCGTGGACCACGGGTACCGGTCGTGGGGCCCGGTCCTGGGGAAGCTGGCGCTCGCCGGGTGGGTGGTGGCGCACCTGCAGGGGTTCCTCAGGGGCCTCCTGGCGCGGCGGGACCGGGCGCCCACCATCGCCGTGCTCTGGTCGGTGCTCTTCGTGTCCGCGCTCTCGCTGCTCTGGGTCAACGTCGACTCCTACTCGGCGCCGCCCGGGCGGTCGACGTCGCAGCAGCCGGTCTTGTGA
- the LOC112888467 gene encoding transcription factor HY5 — MQQDQTTSSLPSSSERSSSSAPQTEEAREGMESDEEIGRVPEVGLELAGPSTSGRETADPAAGAAAGTSSAAQAASAAARRRGRSPADKEHRRLKRLLRNRVSAQQARERKKAYLSELEVRVKDLEKRSSELEERLSTLQNENQMLRQILKNTTVNRRGPGGGSSAGGDSQ, encoded by the exons ATGCAGCAGGATCAGACGACGAGCTCGCTGCCCTCCAGCAGCGAGCGCTCCTCGAGCTCGGCGCCGCAGACGGAGGAGGCCAGAGAAG GGATGGAGAGCGACGAGGAGATCGGGCGGGTGCCGGAGGTCGGGCTGGAGCTGGCCGGCCCGTCGACGTCCGGCAGGGAGACCGCCGACCccgccgcgggcgccgcggcCGGGACGTCGTCCGCggcccaggcggccagcgccgccgcccgccgccgcggccgcagcCCGGCCGACAAGGAGCACCGCCGCCTCAAGAG GTTGCTTCGGAACCGGGTGTCGGCGCAGCAGGCGCGGGAGAGGAAGAAGGCGTACCTGAGCGAGCTGGAGGTGAGGGTGAAGGACCTGGAGAAGCGGAGCTCGGAGCTGGAGGAGAGGCTCTCCACGCTGCAGAACGAGAACCAGATGCTCAGACAG ATCCTGAAGAACACCACCGTCAACAGAAGAGGGCCGGGTGGCGGTAGCAGCGCCGGCGGAGACAGCCAATAG
- the LOC112889316 gene encoding uncharacterized protein At1g15400-like translates to MAGLQRSATTFRRSGSSGLVWDERFLTEADAEAKAADGTVEEPQPELRHSRSVGSIGMLRRGGASDGDNKKAKEKKQKQKQGHKEESRSNQQVFRTKDVAPDVDPPSPRVSGCILCTIFGGSGSGAGTARRRSSKPRKK, encoded by the coding sequence ATGGCCGGGTTGCAAAGGTCGGCGACGACCTTCAGAAGGTCGGGCTCCTCTGGCCTGGTCTGGGACGAGCGTTTCCTCACCGAGGCTGACGCGGAGGCAAAGGCTGCCGATGGCACCGTGGAGGAGCCCCAGCCGGAGCTCCGGCACTCCCGGAGCGTCGGGAGCATCGGCATGCTGCGCCGCGGCGGTGCCAGCGACGGTGACAACAAGAAGGCGAAGGAGAAGAAGCAGAAGCAGAAGCAGGGGCACAAGGAGGAATCGCGCAGCAACCAGCAGGTGTTCCGGACCAAGGACGTGGCCCCGGACGTCGACCCGCCGTCGCCGCGGGTGTCCGGCTGCATCCTCTGCACCATCTTCGGCGGCTCTGGCTCCGGTGCCGGCACGGCGCGCCGCCGGTCCAGCAAGCCGAGGAAGAAGTGA